GAGAGGTTACCTTGTACTGGGACAGGGACGTAGAAACAATTTCAGCAGAGGACTTGAAGACTCTCCAGCTCGAGCGGTTGCGCCGCACCCTCATTCAGGCGAGAAAGTCACCTTTTTACAGCAAGGTTTTCAGGGGCTGTGGATTTGTCCCGGAAAGATTGGACTCACTCGAAAATCTTGCTGACCTTCCTTTTACCACCAAGAATGACCTGCGGGCGCAGTTTCCCTATGGCCTGCTGTCCTTGCCTCTGGACGAGGTGATTCGGTTGCATGCCTCATCCGGAACAACGGGCCAGGCCACGGTGGTTTTTCACAGCAAGCGAGATATTGATCTCTGGGCAGACCTTATCAGTCGTTGCATGTATATGGCAGGTGTCAGAAAAGATGACGTCTTCCAGAACCTCACCGGATACGGTCTGTTTACCGGCGGCCTGGGTTTTCATTACGGCAGCGAGCGGCTGGGTGCCCTTACTATTCCAGCCGGAGCCGGCAACAGCAAACGCCAGGTGCGCCTGATGCAGCAATTCGGCACCACAGTGATTCACCTGATCCCCAGCTATGCCATGCGGCTAATGCAGGTGATGGATGAGCTGCACATCGATCCCAGGCGAGATCTCAACTTGCGGATTGCCTTTCTCGGGGCCGAGCCCTATTCAGAAGAGGTAAGGCTGCGGGTTGAGGAATACTTTGGGGTAGACGCATTCAACTCCTACGGTCTTTCGGAGATGAACGGTCCAGGGGTGGCCTTCGAATGCCAGTACAAGAAAGGCATGCATGTCTGGGAGGATGCCTTCCTTGTAGAGGTGATCAATCCCGACACCCTCGAGCCTGTTGCTGCGGGTGAGGAAGGAGAACTCGTGCTGACCACCCTTACCCGTGAAGCCATGCCGATAATCCGCTACCGTACCAAGGATCTCACTCGGGTGCTGCCGGGTGAGTGTCCCTGCGGTCGAGGCCACCTGCGGATAGACAGGATCAAGGGGCGCACTGATGACATGCTCATCATTAAAGGGGTAAACATCTTCCCAGTACAGGTGGAACAGGTGCTCATGGATATCCCGGAAGTGGGCAGGAATTACCGCATTATTCTCGAGCGGGAGAACGGCCTCGACTCCATGCGCGTCGAAGTAGAAGTGCACGAGGATATCTTCAAGGAAGAAATGCGCTATCTAAGGGATCTGCAGGCCAGGATCACCCGTGAACTGCGCAACGAACTTCTCATCACACCCAGAGTTGAACTGGTTCAGCCAAACACCATTCCCCGTTCAACCGGAAAGGCAGAACGGGTGGTGGACCGGAGGAAGTAATTCCGAGAGCAAGGCTCACAGAAGCTCCGATCTCTGAAACGGAGGTGCTGGGCAAGAGTGTCTGCTCCGCAAAGAACATAGTCGCACATTTCAGGTAGCCTCAATTGGCCTGTTGACAGGCCACAGTTTCATATTAACCTCGACTAACCAGGCAGCGGGTAATGATTTGCCGGTGGCTCCGCATGTTCTTTGCTGCGCAGCCAATCCTGCCGTCACCCTGCCACGGCCTTCGAATTTCAGCCGAGGTTGAAAAAGTAGCCTCTGCGCGGTAGAATACAATAATCAGCGAACCTGACTTCAAAGCGAATAGGTGCCGATTTACACCGGTACAGGGAGGAAGATCAATCAGGAAGATTTATGGACACACCGCAGGTCTAGGTGCTGCCTATCTCAAACGTGTACAAAAACTCTACAGACGACGTCTGCCGCCGCAGGCCATAATCACTCCTGAATTGTCTCGCACTCTTGCCAGGCTCTCCTATGAAGCCCACCGGCAAATTGCCCTGCTCATAAGCCGCAGCGGAGCAATTGAGCGAATCATCATTGGCAA
This is a stretch of genomic DNA from Deltaproteobacteria bacterium. It encodes these proteins:
- a CDS encoding phenylacetate--CoA ligase, with the translated sequence MYWDRDVETISAEDLKTLQLERLRRTLIQARKSPFYSKVFRGCGFVPERLDSLENLADLPFTTKNDLRAQFPYGLLSLPLDEVIRLHASSGTTGQATVVFHSKRDIDLWADLISRCMYMAGVRKDDVFQNLTGYGLFTGGLGFHYGSERLGALTIPAGAGNSKRQVRLMQQFGTTVIHLIPSYAMRLMQVMDELHIDPRRDLNLRIAFLGAEPYSEEVRLRVEEYFGVDAFNSYGLSEMNGPGVAFECQYKKGMHVWEDAFLVEVINPDTLEPVAAGEEGELVLTTLTREAMPIIRYRTKDLTRVLPGECPCGRGHLRIDRIKGRTDDMLIIKGVNIFPVQVEQVLMDIPEVGRNYRIILERENGLDSMRVEVEVHEDIFKEEMRYLRDLQARITRELRNELLITPRVELVQPNTIPRSTGKAERVVDRRK